A genome region from Brooklawnia propionicigenes includes the following:
- a CDS encoding helix-turn-helix domain-containing protein, whose product MLQLLFGVSDLSLLEDLCDHYLGPLEDYDQLHDTDLVHTLKVFLICDCNLVETALRLPAHRNTVVYRVRRIKEVLQLNIDQATVKFNLLLALYIREYLSM is encoded by the coding sequence ATGCTCCAGTTGCTGTTCGGGGTCTCGGACCTGTCGTTGTTGGAGGACCTCTGCGATCACTACCTCGGCCCGCTGGAGGACTACGACCAGCTGCACGACACCGACCTCGTCCATACCTTGAAGGTGTTCCTGATCTGCGACTGCAACCTGGTCGAGACCGCGCTGCGCCTGCCGGCGCACCGCAACACGGTGGTGTACCGCGTCCGCCGGATCAAGGAGGTGCTTCAGCTGAACATCGACCAGGCGACGGTGAAGTTCAACCTCCTCCTGGCGCTCTACATCCGCGAGTACCTGTCGATGTGA
- a CDS encoding catalase: MTTHDPAIPSTTESGAPRESDAHSLSVGPDGPLMLHDVALVQKLARFDRERVPERSPHAKGSGAFGEFVLTQDVSAYTKADFLQPGRRTRTLMRFSTVAGELGSPDTWRDVRGFAMRFYTQEGNFDLVGNNTPVFFVRDPMKFADFIHSQKRLPDSGLRSNNMQWDFWTLSPESAHQVSYLMGDRGLPKTWRNMNGYSSHTYMWINAAGERFWVKYHVHTDQGVENITNAEAAKLAGDDADFHRRDLFDAIERGDYPSWTVSVQIMPYAEAKTYRFNPFDLTKVWSKKDYPLHEVGRITLNENPTNHFAQIEQAAFSPSNMVPGTGVSPDKMLLARVFSYPDAQRNRVGTNYNQLPVNAPVVPTNSYDKEGQMQYDHSGAAPVYAPNSYGRAYQDEQGPVENGWESDGELIRSAYTLHAEDDDFGQAHTLVREVFSEEQRERLVETVVGALAGVMEPVLSRVFQYWKNIDQQVGEAIEASYRAAN, encoded by the coding sequence ATGACAACCCACGATCCGGCGATTCCCTCGACAACGGAATCTGGTGCGCCTCGCGAATCCGATGCACATTCGTTGAGCGTGGGGCCCGACGGCCCGCTCATGTTGCACGATGTAGCCCTCGTTCAGAAACTTGCCCGCTTCGACCGCGAACGGGTTCCGGAACGTAGCCCGCACGCAAAGGGCTCCGGCGCTTTCGGTGAGTTCGTTCTCACGCAGGATGTTTCCGCATACACCAAGGCCGATTTCCTTCAGCCTGGCCGGCGGACGAGGACGCTGATGCGTTTCTCGACCGTCGCCGGCGAACTCGGCTCCCCGGATACCTGGCGGGACGTCCGCGGCTTCGCGATGCGTTTCTACACCCAGGAGGGAAACTTCGATCTGGTCGGGAACAACACGCCCGTCTTCTTCGTGCGTGACCCGATGAAATTCGCCGATTTCATTCATTCGCAGAAGCGCCTGCCTGACTCGGGTCTGCGCTCGAACAACATGCAGTGGGATTTCTGGACACTGTCGCCGGAGTCCGCGCACCAGGTGAGCTACCTCATGGGGGATCGCGGGCTTCCGAAGACGTGGCGCAATATGAATGGCTACTCCTCGCACACCTACATGTGGATCAACGCGGCCGGGGAGCGCTTCTGGGTGAAGTATCACGTCCACACCGATCAGGGTGTGGAGAACATTACGAACGCGGAGGCAGCCAAACTCGCCGGTGACGACGCAGACTTCCATCGCAGGGATCTGTTCGACGCGATCGAACGCGGCGATTACCCGAGCTGGACGGTGAGCGTTCAGATCATGCCGTACGCCGAGGCGAAGACCTACCGCTTCAATCCGTTTGATCTGACCAAGGTCTGGTCGAAGAAGGACTACCCGCTGCACGAGGTGGGACGCATCACGTTGAACGAGAACCCGACGAATCACTTCGCGCAGATCGAGCAGGCAGCGTTCAGCCCGTCCAACATGGTGCCCGGAACGGGAGTGTCGCCGGACAAGATGCTGCTTGCGCGGGTCTTCTCCTACCCGGACGCCCAACGCAATCGGGTGGGCACGAACTACAACCAGTTGCCCGTGAACGCGCCGGTGGTGCCCACGAACTCCTATGACAAGGAGGGGCAGATGCAGTACGACCACAGCGGCGCAGCGCCGGTGTACGCGCCGAACTCGTATGGGCGTGCCTACCAGGACGAGCAGGGTCCGGTCGAAAACGGCTGGGAGTCCGACGGTGAACTGATTCGATCCGCCTACACGCTGCACGCCGAGGACGATGACTTCGGTCAGGCGCACACCCTGGTGCGCGAGGTGTTCTCGGAAGAGCAGCGGGAGCGCTTGGTGGAGACCGTCGTCGGCGCGCTCGCCGGGGTCATGGAGCCGGTGCTGTCACGCGTCTTCCAGTACTGGAAGAACATCGATCAACAAGTCGGTGAGGCGATCGAAGCCAGCTATCGCGCCGCCAACTAG